The following are encoded together in the Thalassolituus oleivorans MIL-1 genome:
- a CDS encoding PGPGW domain-containing protein: MVPQCLRVSVIAAIGYSQYFGESLYMMKRSVNLVFGILLVIAGLIVMPMPVPLGLIMIILGLSLMVSAWPALQRKLKALRSRFRKISDKLSRIRHRLPGFARRLLDDTEPD; the protein is encoded by the coding sequence ATGGTTCCGCAATGTTTGCGTGTCAGCGTCATTGCGGCGATTGGCTATTCTCAATATTTTGGTGAATCACTCTACATGATGAAGCGCAGTGTTAATCTGGTTTTCGGTATCTTACTTGTTATCGCTGGTTTAATTGTTATGCCCATGCCTGTTCCTCTAGGGCTAATCATGATCATACTCGGCTTGTCATTGATGGTGAGCGCTTGGCCGGCCCTGCAACGCAAGCTTAAAGCACTGCGCAGCCGCTTTCGTAAAATTTCAGATAAATTATCACGTATTCGCCATAGACTGCCGGGTTTCGCTCGCCGCTTGCTCGATGACACTGAGCCTGATTAG
- the ylqF gene encoding ribosome biogenesis GTPase YlqF translates to MAIQWFPGHMNKARRKITEAMPDIDLIIEVVDARLPFSSTNPFVEELCKDKACIKLLNKADLADPLVTQAWVDYYNQQHNIQAMPLVAEDRSQVKKLITLCKQIGAKRSEKKQSIRVMIMGIPNVGKSTLINALAGRYIARTGNEPAVTKANQMIDLKNGIILSDTPGILWPKFENELSGYRLAASGAVKDTAIEYIDVATFAVGFLLNHYGKELQERYKLKAIPATGDEGLQQIGAKRGCLRPGGVTDLHKASELVLHELRAGKIGRITLETPVMVEQELAVIEAARLLLLAESADKPE, encoded by the coding sequence ATGGCCATTCAATGGTTTCCTGGGCACATGAACAAAGCCCGCCGCAAGATCACCGAGGCAATGCCAGACATTGACCTTATTATCGAGGTGGTCGATGCACGCCTACCCTTTTCAAGCACCAATCCATTTGTCGAAGAATTGTGCAAAGACAAGGCTTGTATCAAGCTATTGAATAAAGCCGATCTAGCCGATCCCCTTGTCACCCAAGCTTGGGTGGATTACTACAATCAGCAACACAACATCCAAGCAATGCCGTTAGTCGCAGAAGATCGTAGTCAGGTTAAAAAACTGATAACCCTATGCAAACAGATTGGCGCTAAACGCAGCGAAAAGAAACAGTCGATTCGCGTCATGATTATGGGTATCCCGAACGTTGGAAAATCTACTTTGATCAATGCGTTGGCAGGACGTTACATCGCGCGCACCGGCAATGAACCCGCCGTGACCAAAGCCAATCAAATGATCGATCTCAAAAATGGCATTATTTTGTCGGATACTCCGGGGATTCTGTGGCCAAAATTTGAAAATGAACTGAGCGGATACCGTCTTGCCGCTAGCGGAGCGGTTAAAGACACCGCTATCGAATACATTGATGTCGCAACGTTTGCAGTTGGCTTTTTGCTAAATCATTACGGCAAAGAGCTGCAAGAAAGATATAAATTAAAAGCAATACCCGCAACCGGCGACGAAGGGCTACAACAAATTGGTGCTAAACGAGGATGCCTACGCCCTGGTGGCGTCACTGATTTGCACAAAGCATCCGAATTAGTACTGCATGAACTACGGGCGGGAAAAATCGGACGCATCACGCTGGAAACGCCCGTTATGGTTGAACAAGAACTCGCCGTAATCGAAGCGGCTAGACTGTTGCTTCTGGCTGAATCCGCTGATAAACCTGAGTAA
- a CDS encoding START domain-containing protein, with translation MIKFLQGSVLVVLSALSFSVVAADDWNEATYDEEDDIRVYTRHVEGSDTLAFKAITYVSGSLTAGVALLQDAPRTKDWVFNCKIMEEIELISDTQGIYYMITNMPWPVKDRDSITETRVSQDQESLVVRVDMKARNDVFPSNDDFIRIREMNGYWLFTPKEGNQIEVIYEAHADPGGGLPSWLVNSFLVDAPLNTLRGFRQLIGEEIYQKANRAFIREAK, from the coding sequence TTGATTAAATTTCTGCAGGGAAGCGTGTTGGTGGTGTTAAGCGCGCTGTCGTTCTCGGTAGTTGCAGCTGATGATTGGAATGAAGCAACCTACGATGAAGAGGACGACATTCGAGTCTACACTCGTCATGTCGAGGGTTCAGATACCTTGGCGTTTAAAGCCATTACCTATGTGTCTGGGAGTCTAACAGCGGGGGTTGCCTTGCTTCAGGATGCACCAAGAACCAAGGATTGGGTTTTTAATTGCAAAATCATGGAAGAGATTGAGTTAATCTCCGACACCCAAGGCATATACTACATGATCACTAATATGCCTTGGCCCGTAAAAGATCGCGATAGCATTACTGAAACTCGGGTTAGCCAAGATCAAGAATCCTTGGTGGTGCGGGTCGATATGAAGGCACGTAACGATGTGTTTCCATCCAATGACGATTTTATTCGCATCCGAGAAATGAACGGTTATTGGCTATTTACACCGAAAGAAGGCAATCAAATTGAAGTTATATACGAAGCGCACGCTGATCCTGGCGGCGGTTTGCCGTCTTGGTTGGTCAATAGTTTTTTGGTAGATGCGCCTTTAAATACGCTGCGCGGTTTTCGCCAGTTAATCGGCGAAGAGATTTATCAAAAGGCCAACCGAGCATTTATTCGCGAAGCTAAATAG
- the ttcA gene encoding tRNA 2-thiocytidine(32) synthetase TtcA — protein MIESVDDRKEKLEFNKLQKRLRRNVGKAIEDYCMIEEGDRVMVCLSGGKDSYTMLDILMGLQKSAPVNFELIAVNMDQKQPGFPEHVLPEYLSQIGVPFHIVEKDTYSVVKEIIPEGKTTCSLCSRLRRGTLYGFAESIGANKIALGHHRDDIIETLFLNMFHGGKLKSMPPKLLSDDKKHVLIRPLAYCKETDIEAYSNAKEFPIIPCNLCGSQENLQRQNIKMMLQQWEREQPGRSENIFSAICNIAPSQLGDRQLWDFNNLQDQQDKGHLFTRLDVVQID, from the coding sequence ATGATCGAATCCGTCGATGACCGCAAAGAAAAACTAGAATTCAACAAACTTCAAAAGCGCTTACGTCGTAATGTCGGCAAAGCGATTGAAGACTATTGCATGATCGAAGAAGGTGATCGTGTGATGGTTTGTCTGTCTGGAGGCAAAGATTCGTACACTATGCTCGATATTTTGATGGGTCTGCAAAAAAGCGCACCTGTTAATTTTGAGCTCATAGCGGTCAACATGGATCAAAAGCAACCTGGCTTCCCTGAGCATGTATTGCCCGAATACCTAAGCCAAATTGGGGTACCCTTCCATATCGTGGAAAAAGATACCTACAGTGTGGTGAAAGAAATCATTCCAGAAGGTAAAACTACCTGTAGCCTATGTTCTCGCCTGCGCCGTGGCACCTTGTACGGCTTTGCAGAGTCAATCGGTGCCAACAAAATCGCTCTTGGTCATCATCGAGACGACATCATCGAAACGTTATTCTTAAACATGTTTCACGGCGGCAAACTTAAGTCGATGCCACCTAAGCTACTTAGCGATGATAAGAAGCATGTATTGATCCGTCCTCTGGCGTATTGCAAAGAGACAGACATCGAAGCCTATTCTAATGCGAAAGAGTTTCCGATTATTCCATGCAACTTATGTGGTTCTCAGGAAAACTTGCAGCGTCAAAACATCAAGATGATGCTACAACAGTGGGAGCGTGAACAGCCGGGGCGTAGCGAGAATATCTTCTCGGCAATTTGCAATATTGCTCCCTCTCAGTTAGGTGACCGCCAATTATGGGACTTCAACAACCTACAAGACCAACAAGATAAAGGGCATTTATTTACCCGTTTGGATGTCGTACAGATCGACTAA
- a CDS encoding DNA-J related domain-containing protein — protein sequence MTSLISASGPLLNLSPTEALDSEPMLDLLACCLADGSSYSEYDIIRWLQQPEQSVFRKDAMSDNLTLFQTHFMLMHWLYQLRERLINAKAGILNISALNIVLEPWPQADNAEKRSGEPTANTPLTSADPLAAYYLDINNLSTDRQGVENLLSSFWLLMLEPGHRDQDLALLELSEPVSNQEIRLQYRRLAMQHHPDRGGDDASFREITAAYQRLKLQF from the coding sequence ATGACTAGCCTTATATCGGCCTCAGGCCCTCTTCTTAACTTGTCGCCTACTGAGGCGCTGGATAGCGAGCCTATGCTCGACTTGCTGGCGTGCTGTTTGGCCGATGGTTCCTCTTACAGCGAATATGACATCATCCGCTGGCTGCAGCAGCCCGAGCAGAGCGTTTTCCGCAAGGATGCGATGAGCGATAACCTAACACTCTTCCAAACGCATTTTATGCTGATGCATTGGCTTTATCAGTTGCGTGAACGCTTGATAAACGCGAAAGCAGGTATACTCAACATCAGTGCATTGAACATAGTATTAGAACCTTGGCCGCAGGCAGACAACGCCGAAAAAAGATCAGGTGAGCCAACTGCGAACACTCCTCTAACGAGCGCAGATCCATTAGCGGCTTACTATCTAGATATCAATAATCTCAGTACTGATCGCCAAGGCGTCGAAAACTTACTATCCAGCTTTTGGTTGCTCATGCTTGAACCCGGTCATCGTGATCAAGATTTAGCCCTGTTGGAACTATCTGAGCCCGTGAGTAACCAAGAAATACGTTTACAATACCGCCGCCTAGCCATGCAACATCATCCGGATCGCGGTGGTGATGATGCTAGCTTCCGCGAAATTACTGCCGCCTATCAGCGGTTAAAACTGCAATTTTAA
- a CDS encoding substrate-binding domain-containing protein yields the protein MMTQRLRFAFSAVFHFCASMAIILAPATNAEELSSSLFAAVPTYDDVQLFRIDGSNTIGAELAPRLVKAWMEARGTDKAEIRTTDIENEVDIIGYHAATNSRLTVHVAAHGSGTGFSALRDGVAQIAAASRPVKSKEEALFPGLNLTSLDSEHIIGIDGLAVIVHPRNPLNRLSVQQIERIFSGVVTDWADVGGTPGKIEVLARDNKSGTWDSFKSMVLGKSELLTTARRFESNSELSAAVANNTNAIGFVGLSSVNNSKALAVSDGQVKALSPNQLTVATEDYALSRRLFMYTQGVSDNTYVRDFLNFALANEGQRLVADTGFVSQELHAVIPENYDELPADFRELTSGAQRLSINFRFMEGSAQLDNKAQRDLDRLAAYLKQQPNGEVVLVGFGDTRKTESRSQLLSKLRAMAVRRELVRQGIYPDKTVGFGDELPVAAIQGNDGRVKNRRVEVWLRNGYEAVEPSALIADESQAAR from the coding sequence ATGATGACCCAACGTCTGCGCTTTGCATTTTCTGCTGTTTTTCATTTCTGTGCCTCAATGGCGATTATTCTTGCTCCAGCTACCAACGCTGAAGAACTGAGTTCGTCACTTTTTGCGGCAGTACCAACTTATGATGATGTCCAACTGTTTCGTATTGACGGTTCTAATACGATTGGGGCTGAGTTAGCACCGCGTTTAGTAAAAGCCTGGATGGAGGCTCGCGGTACAGATAAAGCCGAAATTCGTACAACAGACATTGAAAATGAGGTTGATATTATCGGCTATCACGCGGCGACCAATAGTCGTCTAACAGTGCACGTCGCCGCTCATGGTTCTGGAACAGGGTTTTCCGCATTACGTGACGGTGTTGCACAAATTGCAGCAGCTTCCCGCCCTGTAAAGAGCAAAGAAGAAGCACTATTTCCAGGGTTAAATTTAACGAGCCTTGATAGCGAGCATATTATTGGTATCGATGGATTGGCAGTGATTGTTCACCCTCGTAATCCGCTCAATCGATTAAGCGTGCAGCAAATAGAACGTATTTTTAGTGGTGTTGTAACCGATTGGGCTGACGTTGGCGGAACTCCGGGCAAAATAGAAGTACTGGCTCGTGACAATAAATCAGGCACTTGGGATAGTTTCAAATCTATGGTGCTGGGCAAGTCGGAATTGCTGACAACGGCCCGCCGTTTTGAATCCAACTCTGAGCTTTCCGCAGCCGTTGCTAATAACACCAACGCCATCGGTTTTGTCGGCCTATCGTCCGTTAACAACAGCAAAGCCTTGGCGGTTTCTGATGGACAAGTGAAAGCCTTATCGCCCAATCAATTGACGGTTGCAACAGAGGACTACGCTTTGTCGCGACGGTTATTTATGTATACACAAGGTGTATCTGATAATACCTATGTGCGAGATTTTCTAAATTTTGCATTGGCGAATGAAGGGCAGCGTTTAGTTGCTGATACCGGATTTGTCTCGCAGGAACTGCATGCCGTAATACCAGAAAACTATGATGAGCTTCCAGCCGACTTCCGCGAATTGACATCGGGTGCCCAGCGTTTATCGATTAATTTTCGTTTTATGGAAGGTAGTGCTCAGCTAGATAATAAAGCACAGCGAGATCTAGATAGATTGGCGGCGTATTTAAAACAGCAGCCTAATGGTGAAGTCGTATTGGTTGGTTTTGGTGATACACGTAAAACTGAATCACGCTCGCAACTATTGTCGAAGCTACGAGCTATGGCTGTTCGACGTGAACTGGTGCGTCAAGGTATCTACCCTGATAAAACTGTCGGATTTGGTGATGAGCTTCCAGTCGCAGCGATTCAAGGCAATGACGGTCGAGTGAAAAACCGTCGAGTTGAAGTCTGGCTGCGTAATGGATACGAAGCTGTAGAGCCGAGTGCTTTAATTGCAGACGAAAGCCAAGCTGCCCGATAA
- a CDS encoding YecA family protein, translating to MTDLNSIPALSEEELETLGNLLEDEADRNDSFDFFAVHGFITALLTGPVEFDVQDVWDCAFDETTSFTPANKATVTALMVKLSKEIQAWLDSGQDFPVPTDLSLMDDDGEPPLESWAMGFMSAVLLQEEAWYASNEELIAQFLFPIMYASGLFMDEPEMADIDEDSELSDQMCANIPVSIIELYLQLNGANK from the coding sequence ATGACTGACCTGAATAGTATCCCAGCCTTATCGGAAGAAGAACTCGAAACCTTAGGTAACTTGCTGGAAGATGAAGCTGATCGTAACGACAGCTTCGACTTCTTTGCCGTTCATGGCTTTATCACCGCCCTACTTACCGGCCCAGTTGAATTCGACGTGCAAGACGTTTGGGATTGCGCTTTCGACGAAACCACCAGTTTCACACCGGCAAACAAAGCCACAGTGACCGCTTTAATGGTGAAACTGAGCAAAGAAATCCAAGCTTGGCTGGATTCAGGACAGGACTTCCCAGTACCAACCGATCTTAGCTTAATGGACGATGACGGCGAACCACCACTAGAGAGCTGGGCGATGGGCTTTATGTCCGCCGTACTATTGCAAGAAGAAGCTTGGTACGCCAGTAATGAAGAACTGATTGCTCAGTTCCTATTCCCGATCATGTACGCATCCGGTTTATTCATGGATGAACCTGAAATGGCCGATATCGACGAAGACTCTGAACTGTCCGACCAGATGTGTGCCAACATTCCAGTGAGTATTATTGAACTGTATTTGCAGCTAAATGGTGCAAATAAGTAA
- a CDS encoding ArsR/SmtB family transcription factor, with protein MVATTHSLTDETNSVNREAVIQLLKAMANEHRLSILCSLRDGEVAVSELSRTLPLSQSALSQHLAWLRGQKLVTTRRQAQCIYYRLCDDKVSRIIQLLNQLYCEPEHGDASA; from the coding sequence ATGGTAGCTACGACCCATTCACTAACAGATGAGACTAATTCTGTTAATCGCGAAGCGGTTATACAACTCCTCAAAGCGATGGCCAATGAGCACCGCCTCAGTATTTTATGCAGTTTACGCGATGGCGAAGTAGCGGTTAGCGAATTAAGCCGCACCCTGCCTCTAAGCCAATCAGCCCTATCTCAACATCTCGCTTGGTTACGCGGCCAAAAGCTAGTCACTACTCGCCGTCAGGCGCAGTGCATTTACTACCGTCTGTGTGATGATAAAGTAAGCCGAATCATTCAATTGTTAAATCAACTTTACTGCGAACCAGAGCATGGAGATGCCAGCGCATGA
- a CDS encoding M48 family metallopeptidase codes for MNQRKSYKREMWLEVAGESVRVLISASARKTMRLQITEEGAVDVRVPLHCNQGDVLAFVNANHSWLKERRDIASERLQQREGKVVILGKERVITPSALDSFLVTDQLVWVPEGWDTAKVDKAVDRWLRAEGRLIFEQLIDQWWPFFSNFNVRRPTLRIKKMRTRWGSLSTRGYINLNLALMQLPLDLIELVVVHELCHLKHFDHGPGFRRLMTECLPDWQQRDKQLNHLSQNVL; via the coding sequence ATGAATCAGCGGAAATCCTACAAGCGTGAAATGTGGCTCGAAGTTGCAGGTGAGTCAGTACGCGTGCTGATTTCGGCATCGGCGCGTAAGACCATGCGTCTGCAAATTACCGAAGAGGGTGCGGTGGATGTACGCGTGCCTTTGCACTGCAATCAAGGCGATGTCTTAGCCTTCGTTAATGCCAATCATAGCTGGTTAAAAGAGCGACGCGACATTGCTAGCGAGCGATTACAGCAACGTGAAGGCAAGGTCGTGATCTTGGGTAAGGAGAGAGTGATTACCCCCAGTGCGTTAGACTCCTTCTTAGTAACCGATCAGTTGGTCTGGGTTCCGGAAGGTTGGGATACGGCTAAAGTTGATAAAGCAGTGGATCGTTGGTTACGTGCGGAAGGTCGCTTGATATTTGAGCAATTGATTGATCAATGGTGGCCTTTTTTCAGCAATTTCAATGTCCGCCGTCCAACCCTGCGCATCAAGAAAATGCGAACTCGGTGGGGCAGCTTATCAACCCGTGGCTATATCAACCTGAATTTGGCGCTGATGCAGTTACCGCTAGACTTAATTGAATTGGTCGTTGTTCATGAGCTTTGTCATCTTAAACATTTTGATCATGGTCCCGGTTTTCGTCGGTTAATGACAGAGTGTTTACCTGATTGGCAGCAGCGCGATAAGCAGTTAAACCACTTATCGCAAAATGTGCTCTAG
- a CDS encoding BolA family protein: MNTVQSTIERKLGALTPLHVEVINESHMHSGPATDSHFKLVVVSAAFEGIRAVARHQRVYQILAEELAGEVHALALHLYTPNEWQVTNSVPASPNCKGGSLVD, encoded by the coding sequence ATGAATACCGTACAAAGTACTATCGAGCGTAAGCTAGGTGCACTGACCCCCTTACATGTTGAAGTCATAAATGAAAGCCATATGCACTCTGGGCCAGCGACCGATTCTCATTTTAAACTTGTGGTTGTGTCTGCCGCGTTTGAAGGGATTAGAGCGGTTGCTCGTCACCAGCGTGTTTACCAGATATTGGCAGAAGAATTGGCTGGAGAGGTACACGCTTTAGCATTACACCTTTATACTCCTAACGAATGGCAGGTAACGAATAGCGTTCCTGCATCTCCTAACTGTAAGGGTGGTAGTCTCGTTGATTAA
- a CDS encoding MBL fold metallo-hydrolase, with amino-acid sequence MKVDIRTYFHDDTSTFTHLLIDTATSYAAVIDPVLGFDQKSGRTDTEFLDEILGDIQRLQLTLLYIMETHAHADHLTGAMYLREKTSAEIVIGSAITEVQSIFKRVFNEGEALATDGSQFDRLLRSGDTLVLGESEIGIIATPGHTPACVSYTVNDSDVFVGDTLFPPDVGTARCDFPGGDAGTLFDSTRTLLALRDDVVLHLCHDYPPEPRDIISCVTVKQQRAENIHVHDGISRESFIEMRNQRDSGLEMPRLILPSLQVNIRAGAFPEAEANGVSYLKIPLNAL; translated from the coding sequence ATGAAGGTTGATATTCGCACTTACTTTCACGACGACACGTCGACGTTCACGCATTTGTTAATAGATACAGCGACGTCTTATGCCGCGGTAATCGATCCTGTGCTCGGCTTTGATCAAAAATCAGGGCGCACAGATACTGAGTTCTTAGATGAGATCTTGGGAGATATTCAGCGGCTGCAATTGACCTTGCTGTACATCATGGAAACCCATGCCCATGCGGATCATTTGACTGGCGCTATGTACCTGCGGGAGAAAACCAGTGCAGAGATTGTCATCGGATCCGCAATTACCGAAGTTCAGAGTATATTTAAGCGAGTTTTCAATGAAGGCGAGGCATTGGCAACCGATGGTTCGCAGTTCGATCGACTATTGCGGTCTGGTGATACTTTAGTATTGGGTGAAAGTGAAATTGGTATCATTGCAACCCCAGGACATACGCCAGCTTGCGTGAGTTATACCGTTAACGACTCTGATGTTTTTGTTGGTGATACACTTTTTCCACCGGATGTAGGCACGGCACGCTGTGATTTTCCGGGCGGAGATGCAGGTACTTTATTTGATTCAACTCGAACACTTTTAGCCTTGAGGGATGACGTTGTTTTGCATCTGTGTCATGACTATCCACCGGAACCTCGGGACATTATAAGTTGTGTGACGGTAAAGCAGCAGCGAGCCGAGAACATTCATGTGCACGACGGTATTAGCCGTGAGTCTTTCATCGAAATGCGCAATCAAAGGGACAGTGGCCTAGAGATGCCGCGCTTAATATTACCGTCCTTGCAGGTGAATATTCGTGCTGGCGCATTCCCAGAGGCAGAGGCAAACGGCGTCAGTTATTTGAAGATCCCTCTAAATGCACTCTAA
- the greB gene encoding transcription elongation factor GreB gives MSDSEKTLPNRSDLITPEGEQALRDEYDFLWRKERPKVTQEVSDAAKLGDRSENAEYIYGKRRLRQIDSRVRFLLKRIEHVTVVDRIPADTSKVFFGAWIELEDLNGELYRYRIVGADEIDLPRGYISIDAPLARGLMGKSLDDEVVVTLPKGKVSYDVVSVTYQRPDWDTGPSAAGQPAWVK, from the coding sequence ATGAGCGATAGTGAAAAAACATTACCTAATCGTAGCGACTTAATAACCCCTGAAGGAGAACAGGCGCTACGCGACGAATACGATTTTCTATGGCGCAAAGAACGTCCAAAAGTGACGCAAGAGGTATCAGATGCGGCAAAATTGGGTGATCGATCTGAAAATGCTGAATATATTTATGGCAAACGCCGTTTACGTCAAATTGATAGCCGCGTTCGGTTTTTATTAAAGCGTATTGAACATGTCACTGTAGTCGATCGTATACCTGCCGATACAAGTAAGGTGTTTTTTGGTGCGTGGATCGAGCTAGAAGATTTGAATGGTGAGTTATACCGTTATCGTATAGTGGGTGCCGACGAAATCGATTTGCCGCGTGGGTATATCAGTATCGATGCACCGTTAGCACGCGGCTTAATGGGTAAGTCACTCGACGATGAAGTGGTGGTTACATTGCCTAAAGGTAAGGTTAGTTATGACGTGGTCAGTGTTACCTATCAACGCCCTGATTGGGACACAGGGCCAAGTGCTGCCGGTCAACCAGCTTGGGTTAAATAG
- a CDS encoding DUF695 domain-containing protein, whose product MLVNNRWVRASGSLQDKPISIQFREDWQLAMNSEKYSICVQIAWHASSIDDSTGFPGIAEQARIVEFTELLQTRLELGETAVLAMMITHDGINQWIIYSSDLEKLQAGLDTIPTNNGLYPIEVVADDDPEWNTFTQVYQRIQPEATV is encoded by the coding sequence ATGCTGGTGAATAACCGTTGGGTGAGGGCGTCTGGAAGCCTGCAAGATAAGCCCATCAGTATCCAGTTTCGCGAAGATTGGCAGCTTGCCATGAATAGCGAAAAGTATTCGATCTGCGTGCAGATCGCTTGGCATGCTTCAAGTATTGACGATAGCACCGGTTTCCCCGGTATTGCTGAACAAGCCAGAATCGTCGAGTTCACCGAACTTCTGCAAACGCGTTTAGAGCTTGGCGAAACTGCGGTTTTGGCCATGATGATTACCCATGACGGTATTAACCAATGGATAATATACAGCTCTGATCTAGAAAAATTGCAGGCTGGCTTAGATACTATCCCGACCAATAATGGCTTGTATCCCATCGAGGTCGTCGCTGATGACGACCCAGAGTGGAATACTTTTACTCAGGTTTATCAGCGGATTCAGCCAGAAGCAACAGTCTAG
- a CDS encoding polysaccharide deacetylase family protein, whose protein sequence is MMKYLLTSLWTLVFTITLLGFSVGTQADLVVLQYHHIANDSPAVTSISPDGFAKHMALLEQENMTVVDLNDAVRTVLAGEKLPERAVAITFDDAYLSIYENAWPLLKERQWPFTVFVNTQAVDEGHTVAMSWDQLRELDRHGVRIANHSVGHPYLLEPPQGMDNNDWLTQQIGQAEQRIKSEIGHSPRLFAYPYGEYNLAIAEWLKDNNYIAFGQQSGAIGSTSHAQILPRYPASGVYAGIDTLRTKLHSLALPVPAEQVLNPILQENNPPVLSLSFNRDDITPNLVQCYASGEGEVAVRRQEKNQLLSLTVQAQNAITAGRSRYNCTAPSRSQPGRFYWYSQLWINMAVANR, encoded by the coding sequence ATGATGAAATATCTATTGACCTCTCTATGGACTTTGGTTTTTACCATTACGCTATTGGGATTTTCCGTCGGCACACAAGCTGACCTCGTTGTTTTACAGTATCACCATATCGCTAACGACAGCCCAGCGGTGACGAGTATCAGTCCAGATGGATTTGCCAAGCATATGGCCTTGCTTGAGCAAGAAAATATGACAGTCGTCGACTTGAATGATGCTGTCCGTACTGTGCTCGCTGGAGAAAAATTACCGGAGCGCGCCGTCGCGATCACTTTTGATGACGCTTATTTATCAATTTATGAAAATGCCTGGCCGCTACTTAAAGAACGCCAATGGCCGTTTACCGTTTTTGTTAACACTCAAGCGGTTGATGAAGGTCATACCGTGGCGATGTCATGGGATCAGTTACGTGAACTAGACCGCCACGGAGTGCGTATCGCTAATCACAGCGTTGGGCATCCTTACTTACTAGAACCGCCTCAAGGAATGGATAATAACGACTGGCTAACTCAGCAGATTGGCCAAGCAGAGCAGCGCATAAAAAGTGAAATTGGTCATAGTCCGCGATTATTTGCTTACCCATACGGCGAGTACAATTTAGCCATAGCGGAATGGTTAAAAGACAATAATTACATCGCTTTTGGTCAACAGAGCGGCGCAATTGGTAGCACCAGCCATGCGCAGATACTACCGCGCTACCCTGCGTCTGGTGTTTACGCGGGTATCGATACCTTACGTACCAAGCTGCACTCCTTAGCTTTACCTGTGCCTGCCGAGCAGGTTTTAAATCCGATATTGCAAGAAAATAATCCGCCGGTACTTTCACTCTCATTCAATCGCGATGATATTACGCCAAATCTCGTACAGTGTTACGCCAGCGGTGAGGGTGAAGTAGCCGTTCGACGCCAAGAAAAAAATCAACTATTAAGCCTAACGGTACAAGCCCAAAATGCGATTACCGCTGGCAGAAGTCGTTATAACTGCACAGCACCTAGTCGCAGCCAACCCGGCCGTTTCTATTGGTATTCGCAGTTATGGATCAATATGGCAGTGGCTAATCGCTAA